One genomic window of Quercus robur chromosome 6, dhQueRobu3.1, whole genome shotgun sequence includes the following:
- the LOC126733303 gene encoding uncharacterized protein LOC126733303 — MRPPLLSPKTLLLFTSSNSSALLVKISHFSTSQSSSSHYSSQSNFSARRHDEESRNVRVSVWWDFENCNLPAGVNVFKVAHTITAAVRTNGIKGPVTITAFGDVLQLSRSNQEALSSTGINLTHIPNGGKNSADRSLLVDLMYWVSQNPPPAHLFLISGDRDFASILHRLRMNNYNILLASPESAPSVLCSAASIMWHWHALIRGETLTGKHFNQPPDGPYGSWYGHSKVRLEDPFSVTEQTACSRAEDLPEPSSDSKPRLVPKTVMKLIRHILNSHPKGISITELRSELGKSNVSIDRDLYGYKKFSRFLLSMPHILKLQSGGDGQFVVHGLTPKIHEPFECNPVVLTGPVINNGIQDPIATSKSNGEDKSIAGGVNGKPAFPHSSESNVKEASKKKQEPSSIDRSITGAEGMSPLPPSPDLNTGEPQQHSPFDEKVVESEGHLPPVVDQDSASEVGLFRRVWRKYFGSSDGGSKNKSQSTTEKCSTSGVSSEEKSQSTAEQHSASLNGSEKAKLEEKHAKSTSQDANPICQVPHSSANNDSDMDSKTAIGSEAYGDTSRTNPGFFNKIVNWCKFWRTDPNSDILSDQSSQKLDQINDYSKKHELFSEDSFWSDMESFMGTPSASVIVSHSRTREEMAQNLQNEGPLSHRSLTESDLLHLVDLLISERKWVVECPSQTSPFKLTSSFGKSAMIQSRRSNGLSSIFSGTSPKHDGEFKYQNILHTGVSPPVTNKKPSVRSRSDILADCQKLVTEILKEYPEGYDMGSFRKLFLERYGYPLDLQKIGYHKLGSLFQIMPGVKIESSYIFPSGKASNHSGLEIGVHDGQENNASHSVTTSDSELSDAAKKDDDFDSPWEELGPVANASSARNEMESILMRKAIEQTERPKYPDYEPSVSDDDFSDSEEETSTAISRPEGQVKKINDEDSSLLQILDSWYSTKEGDIRKSKSENVDGMVDCSADGLKSSGSSTVGTNSETYAGNYVKKKKPQRTYSFVSDPVDTNKDKLIDGILGCLKKSGESRMQS; from the exons ATGAGACCTCCATTACTTTCTCCAAAAACCCTCTTACTCTTCACTTCCTCTAATTCTTCTGCACTACTTGTAAAGATCTCTCATTTCTCAACCTCTCAATCTTCATCATCGCATTACTCGTCCCAGTCCAATTTCTCTGCAAGACGCCACGACGAGGAGTCTCGAAATGTGAGGGTCTCAGTGTGGTGGGACTTTGAGAACTGCAATTTGCCAGCTGGAGTTAACGTCTTCAAGGTTGCGCATACGATAACCGCGGCGGTGAGGACTAATGGGATAAAGGGTCCTGTTACGATCACTGCTTTTGGAGATGTTTTGCAGCTCTCAAGGTCTAACCAGGAGGCGCTGTCATCTACTGGGATCAATCTCACGCACATTCCCAACG GTGGAAAGAACAGTGCCGACAGGTCTCTTCTTGTAGATCTCATGTATTGGGTTTCGCAAAATCCTCCACCAGCACATCTCTTTTTAATTTCGGGCGACAGGGACTTTGCTAGCATTTTACACAGGTTAAGAATGAACAACTACAATATACTGCTTGCAAGTCCAGAAAGTGCTCCCAGTGTTCTCTGTAGCGCTGCAAGTATCATGTGGCATTGGCATGCTTTGATTAGAGGGGAAACCCTTACTGGGAAGCACTTTAACCAACCCCCAGATGGTCCATATGGTTCTTGGTATGGCCACTCTAAGGTGCGTCTTGAAGATCCCTTCTCAGTTACTGAGCAAACTGCATGCTCACGGGCAGAGGACTTGCCTGAACCTAGTTCAGATTCTAAGCCTCGTCTTGTTCCAAAGACAGTGATGAAGCTGATTCGTCATATATTGAATTCTCACCCCAAAGGAATCTCCATTACTGAACTTCGTTCTGAGTTGGGAAAAAGTAATGTGAGCATTGACAGAGATTTGTATGGATATAAAAAGTTTTCTCGCTTTCTTCTGTCAATGCCACACATTTTAAAGCTTCAGTCTGGGGGTGATGGTCAGTTTGTTGTGCATGGTCTCACCCCTAAAATTCATGAACCATTTGAGTGCAATCCAGTTGTGTTGACTGGACCTGTTATTAATAACGGAATCCAGGACCCCATTGCAACTTCAAAGTCAAATGGCGAGGACAAATCTATTGCTGGAGGTGTAAATGGGAAGCCAGCATTTCCTCATTCCTCTGAATCAAATGTGAAGGAGGCTTCTAAAAAAAAGCAAGAGCCTTCCTCAATTGACAGGTCTATTACAGGAGCTGAGGGAATGTCACCATTGCCTCCATCCCCTGACCTAAACACGGGGGAGCCACAGCAGCATTCTCCATTTGATGAGAAGGTTGTTGAGAGTGAGGGTCATTTGCCTCCTGTGGTAGATCAGGATTCTGCTTCTGAAGTGGGTTTGTTCAGAAGAGTCTGGAGAAAATATTTTGGCAGTAGTGATGGTGGTTCCAAGAATAAAAGTCAAAGCACTACAGAAAAATGCTCTACTTCTGGTGTTAGCTCTGAGGAAAAAAGTCAAAGCACTGCTGAACAGCATTCTGCTTCTTTAAATGGCTCAGAAAAGGCAAAACTTGAGGAGAAACATGCAAAATCAACAAGTCAGGATGCTAATCCAATATGCCAGGTGCCACATTCTTCTGCCAATAATGATTCAGATATGGACAGCAAAACTGCTATAGGTTCTGAAGCATACGGTGATACATCAAGAACAAATCCAGGTTTCTTCAACAAGATTGTAAATTGGTGTAAATTTTGGAGAACTGACCCAAATTCTGATATATTGAGTGATCAATCCAGCCAAAAACTGGACCAGATAAATGATTATTCCAAAAAGCATGAGTTATTTTCTGAGGATTCTTTTTGGAGTGACATGGAATCTTTTATGGGAACACCCAGTGCTTCAGTTATTGTCTCCCACTCACGGACCAG GGAAGAGATGGCACAAAATCTGCAAAATGAAGGGCCTCTGTCTCATAGATCTCTAACTGAAAGTGACCTCCTTCACTTGGTGGATTTGTTAATATCTGAGAGGAAATGGGTGGTGGAATGCCCCTCTCAGACATCACCTTTCAAACTCACTTCTTCCTTTGGAAAGAGTGCTATGATTCAATCTCGCAGATCAAATGGGTTGAGCTCAATATTTTCGGGCACATCACCAAAACATGATGGAGAGTTTAAGTATCAAAATATTCTTCATACTGGAGTTTCTCCACCCGTCACTAACAAGAAACCTTCTGTCCGGTCTAGAAGTGATATATTAGCTGATTGTCAGAAGCTTGTGACTGAGATATTAAAGGAGTATCCAGAGGGATATGACATGGGCTCCTTCAGAAAACTATTCCTTGAGAGGTATGGCTATCCTCTTGACTTACAAAAGATTGGATACCATAAGCTGGGCTCCCTGTTCCAGATAATGCCCGGGGTGAAAATAGAGTCCTCTTATATCTTTCCATCTGGTAAAGCCTCAAATCATTCTGGCCTGGAAATTGGTGTTCATGATGGTCAAGAAAATAATGCTAGTCATTCAGTCACTACTTCAGATAGTGAATTGTCTGATGCAGCAAAGAAGGATGACGATTTTGACTCTCCGTGGGAAGAATTAGGGCCTGTTGCCAATGCAAGTTCTGCAAGAAATGAAATGGAATCCATATTAATGAGGAAAGCTATAGAACAAACAGAGAGGCCAAAATATCCTGATTATGAACCTTCTGTCTCAGATGATGACTTTTCTGATTCAGAAGAGGAGACCTCTACTGCAATAAGTAGGCCAGAAGGGCAAGTGAAGAAAATAAACGATGAAGATAGCTCACTACTGCAAATCCTTGATTCATGGTACAGCACTAAGGAAGGTGACATTAGAAAGAGCAAGTCAGAGAATGTTGATGGCATGGTTGATTGTTCAGCAGATGGTTTGAAGTCATCTGGTTCATCTACAGTTGGAACCAACAGTGAAACTTATGCAGGAAACTacgtaaagaagaaaaaacctcAGAGGACCTATTCTTTTGTTTCTGATCCAGTTGATACTAACAAGGACAAGCTAATTGATGGAATATTGGGTTGCCTGAAGAAATCAGGTGAGTCAAGGATGCAGAGCTGA